TCGCCCAATTTGATGACATGATACCTTCTTGCAAGACATTTAGTGCAGGAAGCATTGGGAGAAGCTACAAAGGCGAGTTTCAACGGTTTCAACTATTTCCAAAAGTATCTGAAGACGTACCAATTCTAGCAAATCAGTTCTCTGTAAGTTCAAATGTTGGCGAAGTTCAAGTTTACCTTTATGACAGCAACACTTGCATCTGTGTTTATGAAACTATTAGCCATAATAGAAATGTATAAGATgcttgcattttttgaaaaagaaagttattttgGTAAGATCTGGAGCAGTGAGCATGACAGCACAAGCTCAAAATATGCAAGAAGCTCTAGCTCTTTGGCCACTATGATCACAAACCGATCCATCTTCTCAAAGATAAAAGACTACAGCATTTGTCAGTAGAAGGATAGCCAGttgaatttatttttgtcaCCAGCTTGAAAATAAGTTGATTCCTTCTATGAAGAATACTCGACTGAAGATTTGATAGCTTTCCTGCCTACTAATATTGGTTTTTATGCTTTACCTTTGTGAGACTATGAATTctattgaaattttattaactGGAAACCTGCTTAAACAATTTTTTCCGAATATAAAAAACATCTTTGTTTATCTGTTGCACTTATAAATTCTTTAGAATCACTGATCACCCATTTCTACCAGCAATATCCTCTCTTATTGAAGACTTTGCGAAGAAAATATTCTTGTCATGCTACCATCCAAAATATGTTCATGGCCACGGTCGAGTTACACATTAACCCAATCAATTATTGTCTAAATTTGCTAAATGCCCTTCTATTTCCTTGAATTTGGATTGGTTCCTCCAAAGTCTGCTGGAACAAAATTCTGTTCTGTAAGAATACACATGTTCGATCTCATCATGGGACCAATGCAGTGATTATGCATTTTGATCAATCATGATGATTTTTCTGAGCACAACTTCAGTTCTCTAGACCCTTGACTTCTGTATTGGTGTTCCCATGGAAGTGTAACTGCCTCTATAGTCATTTCAAACTGTTCAAGGCCTTCCATGATATGGGGTTATACAGGTCATGGTTTCGCGTCCGAATGGTAAAAAGTTTTCAACAGTATTATGTCCAAAGACTGCTGGGATGCCCAAGTAAGTTTTCTTGCCGTACAAGTTCTTTCTTCTCCACCAGCATATGgtgttaatttacaattttctCTACAAATAATAACTATTTCGTATGTATGTTGTTATATAGAGGGTCAAGAGGCTCAGGGACTGAATGTTGGGATTGGAACTTGAATGGGGATAAATGTACATACCATGCTTTGTTTCCAAGGGCATGGACAATATATGATGGTACTAATCGATGAGTCCTCAATTGCTAATGCAGACAAAGTTTTTTATGATTGCAGGTAATCTTAGTTTCTTTGTAAACCAGGTGAACCTGACCCAGATCTCAGAATTGTAACTCGTCAGTTATCGCCAATAATCCCCCACAATTACAAAGAAAGCAGTTTTCCTGTCTCTGTATTTACCTTTACGGTAAAATgtctagaattttttatttagttttcaCAACATTTTATCACCTATGCTTTATTGGCTGCTTTTGTCTCTTCAGGTTTCCAATCAAGGAAGAACTTCTGCAGATGTCTCCTTGCTCTTTACATGGGTGGTAAGGTGTAAAGCTTTATTGTGTTTTCAGTATTAGGCAATGCACTTTTTAAGATTCCCTATTTCGATTgatgcatttttaaatattcagTCATCTTGATGGCAAGTCTTTAGTTAACTTGAATTGGAGACacaattgaagaaatttttttatgaattataCACCCTTTTTTGGCATAATGCTCACTATTGATCTTTCAGATACAGGAGTCTCTGAGTTGTTGAAGAATTACCGATAACTAACATGTTTGGTTGTTTTACACTGCAGAACTCTGTGGGAGGAGTATCAGGTTTTTCCGGTGGGCATTTCAACTCTAATATGGAGTAAGAAATGTTCAGTGTCTTTAATTTTTGGTTACTTATATCATTTTCAAATAGATAGGAAATAAAAGTAGTTGGCTTACTTAAATCATAATTTTCTGTCTCCTTCCAGGACCACTGATGGTATTCATGGAATTCTCTTACATCACAGGTGAATTTCGACAttcaaatcttaatttagtTGCCACTTCAATGCCCATGTTGCCCGTCTTATTTCTTGGTCGTACTTATTCACTGTCCAGAACTGCAAATGGACATCCACCAGTGACTTTCGCTATTGCAGCTGAGGAATCTTCTGATGTACATATTTCTAAGTGTCCTTATTTCCTGATTTCTGGTACATCCCATGGTTTCACGGCAAAGGATATGTGGTATGCAATTAAAAAGGTTAGTCATATAATTCCTCTGAATCATTGGGCTTATTGAAGCCTCATTAtcttgttatatcatcaacTTAACTAATGATCTTGAAACATATAAGATGCTGGAATGTAGATATGATTCATTGCAATAAAgaattctatttctttgttttgttggaTGCTCGACTGTCACTGGAGTAGTGCATGTTGATTTATGAGGGCTTTAACTAAAGAAAGTATGCGGCGTAAAAGAATTGGAACTGTAACTTTGTCAGCTCAGCTGAGCCTTCTTACAGTTTCCTTTTCCCCGCTAGATCGCTAAATAATAAATGTGACTCTCTTAAGCATAAATGCATATGAATTGTGATTTTCAATCTTAGATTTGGTGGGCAATTGATTCTTCATAATTTCTCTCTTCACCGGTCCCTAACAGTGGCCTTGAATTACTGTATGAGTATCAATCCAGGTAACTGATGACATGCTCCAGTCCTCTCTTTCCAGTGGCATTTTGACAAACCTTTTAGGATAACCAGCATTTCAGTGCAACCAGTATGCTGTATGAAACACTTTGAAATAGAAGAATGCATGGGATGAAAACATGGAACATATGTTTTTaacaatacaaaagaaaaacaaaagggaaataTTTTGAGATATGGGGCTTTCTTTTGGTATTTAAGAATTAGACATAATTTCTCAAGATCGTGTCTTGTCAACctaatctaattaaatgcaGCCTGGGTTGGTACTTAGTAGTGCATGTAGCTTGCTGTTTGCCCATAAGGCAAAAGAATGATGGCATGTTGAAGTGGCCACTCTGCGAACTCATTACTTCGTATATTGAAAGTTCTGTTCTGGCAAGCATTATTTTGCAGAAGTAACACTCTTTGTACTGCTGCATGtaaaacgaaaaagaaagcCAATTTACTCTTTAAATTTATGTCAAACTCgtttttgaaaagtaaattCTCCTGATATtgcttttattatattatttacgGGATGAACTGAAAGATCTTCTATCCACGTGTAGTGTGTGTCAATGCCTTCTCAATGAAGAGTACTGAGATTCTTATGTTTtactgctcttgcatgtgtagAATGGGTCATTTGATCATACCGGCCAGAATGATAATCTCGTTCCATCAGAAGCAGGTTCGTCTATCGGTGCTGCCATAGCTGCCTCTTTGGTAGTTCCTCCAGGATCTGTTCGTACGGTTACATTTTCATTGGCATGGGATTGCCCAGAGGTGAGATTTGACGACAATGTGTATTACAGGTGAGAGTATTCCCACACTTTTAAGTTATGCAAGTAAAGTATTCCTATTTGTCTATTAAAACCAATTTGCAATAGCAGGCGTTATACAAAGTTTTATGGGACTAATGGGGATGCAGCAGCAAAGATTGCACGTGATGCTATTCTAGGTAATGATTTCATGGGGTCTGTTGTATCTACTATTTATGATTGTCCTGCAACTTCCAAATTTGGCTTGTATCTGACCTTTTCTGCTACGGTCTGGTAATCGTTGGCTACTTAATAGCTCTATTTGCATGCGTTTGAAGACGGATTCAATCTTGTATGGTTCAGATAACTAATTGGTGCATGAATCATGGAGATATCTGCTGTATCTACCATAATGGTTGACATTCTGTCGATAAAGATATGAGGATCTGTTATAGTTGCCTATCTAGAAAAGGATAAAACACAAGTTATTTGCTACAGCAGAGCCTATGTACTGATGACTGGTCGATGAACAGTATGGATTTATTATGGGGAGGGTTTCTTTCATTTTGCTCGTTTGGTTTGGGTTGGAACGTTTACATGCCTTTGTGAAAACAACCATTGCGTTGTTGTCTTGTTTCCATTGTCCTCATGacaacaaaattaattaatgaaattggcTGGGAACTTGAATCACATGATTCAGTGTACTAAACTTTTGATCTCCTTTTAACTAGAGCATACACAGTGGGAGTCCCAGATAGACGCTTGGCAAGGACCAATTCTTCATGACAGAAGACTCCCTTCATGGTGAATCCTTTGCAAATATGTTTATGAGATTGCTTTTTATTTCTCCATTGCCTAATGACTTAGCATATAATCAATGCTTAAAGAAATGTTTGGGTTGGAAACATTTCCCAGGTACCCAGTTACTCTTTTTAATGAGCTCTACTATCTGAATTCAGGTGGAACCATTTGGACAGGTATGCGCATTTTTTGTGGACTTCTGCTGATGATTATCTTTCCACTTCAATTATTGGAtgctattttttgtttttgtagaTGGCTCACCTCCTGTGCGGAACTTATTGAGCGGACATGTGAAATTTTCCCTTGACCAGGCCAAGTTAGGTCTGAAAAATGAGGTGGGCAATGACACAGCTGTTGAAATAATTGAGAGAATGGCATCAACCTTATCCCGAATCCATGGTCCCTTGACATCAAATACTGCTTTCGGGACCTCTTTGCTCCAGGAGGGGGAAGAAAATATTGGACAGTTCCTTTACCTAGAAGGAAATGAATACCTCATGTGGAATACATATGATGTCCATTTCTATTCATCTTTTGCACTTATCATGCTATACCCAAAGCTTGAACTCAGTATCCAACGAGACTTTGCAGCAGCAGTTATGCTACATGATCctcaaaagaggaaaatcatGAGTGATGGAAAGTGGGTTCCTCGCAAGGTTCTTGGAGCTGTTCCGCATGATATCGGACTAAACAATCCGTGGTTCGAAGTTAATGCTTATAACCTGTTCAACACAGATAGATGGAAGGACTTAAACCCAAAATTTGTCCTTCAAGTTTACAGGGACTTCATTGCAACTGGTGATCTGAACTTTGCAAAAGCTGTTTGGCCCTCAGTTTATACTGCAATGGCCTATATGGATCAGTTTGACAAAGATGGTGATGGGATGATAGAAAATGAGGGCTTTCCTGATCAAACTTATGATGCATGGTCTGTTTCTGGAGTAAGCGCATACTGTGGTGGGCTCTGGGTGGCTGCCCTTCAGGCTGCTTCAGCTATGGCACGTGAAGTTGGTGATATTACTTCTGGAAACTATTTTTGGGTTAAGTACCAAAAGGCAAAAGTGGTCTATGACAAGTTATGGAATGGTTGCTACTATAACTATGACGACAGTGGAAGTAGTGTGAGTGCATCAATTCAGGCAGATCAACTAGCCGGACAGTGGTTAGTAAAATCATCTTCAGGCTACTTTTTTCCTCTAATAAAGTACCACAGCATTGATAACTGTCTCATCTTATATGAGGTGTGCAGCGGTTTATTGGTTCAGCATATTGCCGAAGGGGGAAGATTAATATATCATTGcaagatcaaagaaaaaaaaaactgataaaTACGTCATAAAAGAAACAGAACTGAAATTGATCTTGTATGACTGAATATGCACCTtttgtcaaataatttttcttgagCTTGTAATGACTAGGTGATTTTCTTGATTATGGAAGAATTGCATGGATGAACTGAATGTTTTATGGATTTACAGGATTGCCAGAGCATGTGGTCTTCTCCCAATTGCTGATAGTGACAAAATCCGAAGTGCGCTGGAAAAGGTCTTTGATTTTAATGTATCGAAGATGAAAGGAGGGACTCGTGGAGCAGTAAATGGAATGCTGCCTGATGGAAGAATTGATATGTCGGCAATGCAATCAAGGGAAGTATGGCCAGGAGTTACGTATTCTTTGGCTGCTTCCATGATCCAAGAGGGAATGATGGACATGGCATTTCAGACTGCAGCTGGTGTCTATGAAGCAGCATGGTCGGAAAAAAGTCTAGGGTAAGTGAACTTTTTATGCAAGCTTTGAATCAGCCACCAGTTTCCTTATTATGAGATCATGCATGTGTAAATTCTGAAAATCTCTCGCGAACACCATTATCTATCTGCTAGCTAAGATGCTGACGAACgcttaagaaatttgaagcaaaagggctttttctttttgctgagAGTGGGGCGAGGAAATCATAAATGACATTGAGAATTGAACTTTTGCATGAGATTATTTAGGTCTCTGCCAATGTCTATATTTTGCATGTGAGTATATGGGTCTGTTAGAATGCCTAGCATCCCTTCAAACGTATCTAAGTCGATGACGGATAATTTAATTTTGCCTTGTTGCAGTTTTTCTTTTCAGACTCCAGAAGCATGgaatgaaaatgatgaattcAGATCAATTTGTTACATGAGGCCACTGGCTATTTGGGCAATGCAGTGGGCCTTGTCCAAACCCAAACTTTTTGGgcaggaaataaaaaatcaggAAATTGAAGAATCGCTATACTTAAGCCATCACGCCAGTTTTTCGAAAATCGCAAGTCTTCTGAAGTTGGAGGATGAGCCACCCAAGGGCTTCTTTCAGATTCTTTACGAGTGCACTTGCAGGAGACTCGCACCCTGATTCTTGTTAGCATACACTGGTCGATTACCTGCTATTGGGGTTGATTATGCAAAATGAGCAAATCCGAACAGCATTGCGGTCACGTTGGTGTCCTCCTGGGAGACTCACTAACCTGTCTCGGCAGAATATCTAACGGCTTCAATCTCAAAACCCGACCctgaaaaattgtccaaaatgattttctttgaggGTTTAACCCATTCAATTAAGCATTCATTGTACTAAACAGACATGCTTGGCAGCTTGATCCATTCATTATGATGTTCTATTATGTATGGTACCTATGTTTGAGTGAAGCACATTGCTGTCATCTGTCCTTACTAATATAGCCTTGGCTCGAATGGTTGATGTGCTTGAAACAAAGCCTAATGAAATCCTCATATTCAGGATCTTCCTCCAAACATGAGTATGAATGGCCTGAATTTTTAACAGATCAAAACCTTTCCTCCATGGACAATCATTTTGTCGCACTTGTGGGTGGTCTTGTTCTCGGAATCCATACTATCACCCAGCAATACGATGAATGAACGGCGATCTTCGAGTATGTATGACGTGAAGGAAGGGAGACGTTGTATCAGTTGTTGGAGCATTCTGGTTTTGCAAATGGCTTTTGTGTTTAAGTGAAGGAGGGAGTTGGGAGTAAGGTTTTACGGCATCAAAGTGGTGCGGACATGACGTGATTAAAGACGAAGGATAtctaaaattaaagaaaaaaagagaatggaaagaaaaaaggaaaaaaaaattcagaaaattttgaaaaaattataaaaatcgcCTATGTTAGTACCAACGGTGTCACGTAGGATGAACGATCTTTAAATGACCGTCACATTAGcttcaatcaaaattagtcgggagaattaaattggcaaacaACTCAATTTACacagttaaaaggtttataactaaattaacacaaacataacagatttagaactttttgagTAATTTCCCTTGAACGAGGCTCTTCAAGAAGCCTTTTGGTTTCGTGTTGCTTGCGGTGCGTGTTGTTTTCAAGTTTCTTATATAATCGTCAAGGCACGTAAGAAAAGGTCTCGATGTTGCTTTTGAAGGcgatttcctttctttcccatCCTTGGACCACAACATCACAtcaataaaaaaggaattttcctttcttttccttgagggGTTGGGTTAGGGACTTTTGGAGCCACAAGCACACGGGTCctcaattataatataaaatcaatcacaGCATTGAAAAATTAAACCTCGATTAACCAGCTCTACTTCAATCAGCCGATGAAGTAATTTGCCAGCATATATGAAATTTAATCGACtgaaaattttaatgaaaaatattgaaattgaaattctatATATATCATTTCGTGATACAATTTGGATGTACACACCCTCCAGACGGTCTAAAGTTGTAATAATGGCTTGACCTCAatttcaacaatggtaatgaagacataaatccaaccaaggcgagccacatgggaatgaaaccagaacatttggttttagctcaaagggaatgctcggaacttttacaacaaggccttattgaagtttccgactcacaatgggcttgtgaagcctttatgtcaataagcgagcCGAGCAAAacgagaggaaaaatgagattagtgatcaactatcaacctctcaacctctttctccaagatgacaaattccctttaccatccagagattctctctttactgGTTTGACCAAAgcccacatttattccaaattcgatctcaaagcaggtttttggcaattgggcatccatcctgaagacagatccaaaacaggattctgtatcccaaaccagcacttccagtggaaagttcttccttttggtttaaaggtagcaccatcccttttccaaaaggctatGTGCCGTATTTTCAACCAATACTATCAAGTGCAGCGGTGTATATcgacgatattctgctctacgGCCACGATGGCAGTCCACACTTTGTCAACTCCTTGAACAATTTGCAGAAATAGTGagaaagcatggcattatgctctctcaaagaaagatgaacattgcccaaacgagattgaatttcttggtatgcacctcaacaaaggtacatactacccgggccacatattgctcaagaattattgaagtttcccgAAGACAACTTCACGACAAACAagtccagcaatttcttgggataattaattatctcagagaTTTCGTTCCCaatattgcaaagcttctgatccctttgcaatccatgctaaaAAAGAactccccaccttggggaaagaCTCAGACCAAAACAGTCgctgagcttaaggagattatgcagaatctcccgccattacaaataccatcaacaggtaaaagaattcttcaaacgGACGCCAATGATGAATACTTTGGGCAGCCGTTCtattcgaagaaattgatggtaagagactcctttgtgcccataaaagtggaaagttttctcaagctgaaatgcattaccattccactttcaaagaaatcttagcagtcaaaaatggaatcaaaaaatttgaggttcatctcatcggccaccacttcctagtggaattagacatggcatctttccctcagatgaccaagtttaaacaaaaacagattccaaattctcaactgcttagatgggctgaatggttttcaaaatactcctttgaaacaaagcatattcctggaaagaagaatgtacttgctgacttcttatcaaggccaaaagcaccagccgagatcaacatgtatatcaaaaggcctgcttttcatatgctcaaccatggagtaaaatacaaaattgagaacatcagAGATctacaaagctggaaatatccccagaAGATTATTCAGCAGATTCAGAATGACAGCCTTGCTGAAAACATGGAGAACCTTATGTGGCAAAGTCACACGAGACCTATTcgagattcaatggaggttcgattctttatcctttcgggttaaatatgaattatccattcattcatcctcttatctggaaggaagatgatttccctgaacaactcaaaacgttattatggtacttaaccaataagtatctaatagcttttgaaatcccaaccagaaaattcattgctaacctcacaagaatattcttgctcggaagaaacattgaaaaagaatgcgatagaaatcttttagaatttctaaattggttctatcctccTACAtcttggaaacaagacttagaaaGAGAACTGAGATCGACGACGCCAAACCCCGAAGTCCACACCATCCTGTTCTTTAGACgaccttggaatttttgcagaaataatggtagtattctcgatgcaccactagaaataggaaccacatcctataaacctaacttgaacaatcgagaagctcggatttacagatcttatcctagatctgttcgactctgtgaaaatgaatatcgagaactccaaagaatcctgtgccaggaaaacaagaccattcccgaagatatttggaataatgcacccactacgtgggatcattatgacctagcaccagaagctaaagAAGCACTCAGACAATACGgacaagcctcatcgtcccaagagcttgaaatgacaagtgaagatgacattgtccagtccacccaggacccctatgcacgctttggaggacctctgtcccaggacccctatgaacaattccaaagcatggacacatccttcTATGCAGacccatccaattggcctcagccaagaattcccgaccttggagaagatgaaaatacaaactgggctgaagaagaagcatcacactaggctcatgaacaagcatcctcatcccAGAGActgaaccaaatcctctcaccagaagaccttgaagctcttgaacagaagtacgaggcacatctcctcgAAGACAGCACGGATGATTCAgtgtgtagctacaatgctcgtgacggacgagaccgttgagtccgtacattttcactgtagcaaatcactgttcacttttactgtagcactaggctagggaatgtACTGTTCACGATGCGAttcttgttcatagtgtgcgaataattccctttcggtgccctTGTTTGTTcccggacccgtgagctaggtccttgtgtgtccttgtgacctctttattgcctatataaggcaaggagggtgtaatgttttgggcagagtcccctgaagtaaagtgtgtgctttgtgaaaatctctccatggctttctaagttccctcttcttctccggcagctggtaggatccttcaagaaatgcaggcttgggtaggttagaaacgtttccatcctggcatctctg
The window above is part of the Eucalyptus grandis isolate ANBG69807.140 chromosome 6, ASM1654582v1, whole genome shotgun sequence genome. Proteins encoded here:
- the LOC104449825 gene encoding non-lysosomal glucosylceramidase isoform X3, which codes for MVSRPNGKKFSTVLCPKTAGMPKGSRGSGTECWDWNLNGDKCTYHALFPRAWTIYDGEPDPDLRIVTRQLSPIIPHNYKESSFPVSVFTFTVSNQGRTSADVSLLFTWVNSVGGVSGFSGGHFNSNMETTDGIHGILLHHRTANGHPPVTFAIAAEESSDVHISKCPYFLISGTSHGFTAKDMWYAIKKNGSFDHTGQNDNLVPSEAGSSIGAAIAASLVVPPGSVRTVTFSLAWDCPEVRFDDNVYYRRYTKFYGTNGDAAAKIARDAILEHTQWESQIDAWQGPILHDRRLPSWYPVTLFNELYYLNSGGTIWTDGSPPVRNLLSGHVKFSLDQAKLGLKNEVGNDTAVEIIERMASTLSRIHGPLTSNTAFGTSLLQEGEENIGQFLYLEGNEYLMWNTYDVHFYSSFALIMLYPKLELSIQRDFAAAVMLHDPQKRKIMSDGKWVPRKVLGAVPHDIGLNNPWFEVNAYNLFNTDRWKDLNPKFVLQVYRDFIATGDLNFAKAVWPSVYTAMAYMDQFDKDGDGMIENEGFPDQTYDAWSVSGVSAYCGGLWVAALQAASAMAREVGDITSGNYFWVKYQKAKVVYDKLWNGCYYNYDDSGSSVSASIQADQLAGQWIARACGLLPIADSDKIRSALEKVFDFNVSKMKGGTRGAVNGMLPDGRIDMSAMQSREVWPGVTYSLAASMIQEGMMDMAFQTAAGVYEAAWSEKSLGFSFQTPEAWNENDEFRSICYMRPLAIWAMQWALSKPKLFGQEIKNQEIEESLYLSHHASFSKIASLLKLEDEPPKGFFQILYECTCRRLAP
- the LOC104449825 gene encoding non-lysosomal glucosylceramidase isoform X1 codes for the protein MENGIRENGEKDGSDDSSRHKVQPEEPAPLTWQRKLSCEGRTPSQFTLTLHEKLHLAPIGVRLWHHSKQEAVHGRDTIFDFTKKRHVTGHQGVPLGGIGAGSIGRSYKGEFQRFQLFPKVSEDVPILANQFSVMVSRPNGKKFSTVLCPKTAGMPKGSRGSGTECWDWNLNGDKCTYHALFPRAWTIYDGEPDPDLRIVTRQLSPIIPHNYKESSFPVSVFTFTVSNQGRTSADVSLLFTWVNSVGGVSGFSGGHFNSNMETTDGIHGILLHHRTANGHPPVTFAIAAEESSDVHISKCPYFLISGTSHGFTAKDMWYAIKKNGSFDHTGQNDNLVPSEAGSSIGAAIAASLVVPPGSVRTVTFSLAWDCPEVRFDDNVYYRRYTKFYGTNGDAAAKIARDAILEHTQWESQIDAWQGPILHDRRLPSWYPVTLFNELYYLNSGGTIWTDGSPPVRNLLSGHVKFSLDQAKLGLKNEVGNDTAVEIIERMASTLSRIHGPLTSNTAFGTSLLQEGEENIGQFLYLEGNEYLMWNTYDVHFYSSFALIMLYPKLELSIQRDFAAAVMLHDPQKRKIMSDGKWVPRKVLGAVPHDIGLNNPWFEVNAYNLFNTDRWKDLNPKFVLQVYRDFIATGDLNFAKAVWPSVYTAMAYMDQFDKDGDGMIENEGFPDQTYDAWSVSGVSAYCGGLWVAALQAASAMAREVGDITSGNYFWVKYQKAKVVYDKLWNGCYYNYDDSGSSVSASIQADQLAGQWIARACGLLPIADSDKIRSALEKVFDFNVSKMKGGTRGAVNGMLPDGRIDMSAMQSREVWPGVTYSLAASMIQEGMMDMAFQTAAGVYEAAWSEKSLGFSFQTPEAWNENDEFRSICYMRPLAIWAMQWALSKPKLFGQEIKNQEIEESLYLSHHASFSKIASLLKLEDEPPKGFFQILYECTCRRLAP
- the LOC104449825 gene encoding non-lysosomal glucosylceramidase isoform X4, whose product is MGGKNSVGGVSGFSGGHFNSNMETTDGIHGILLHHRTANGHPPVTFAIAAEESSDVHISKCPYFLISGTSHGFTAKDMWYAIKKNGSFDHTGQNDNLVPSEAGSSIGAAIAASLVVPPGSVRTVTFSLAWDCPEVRFDDNVYYRRYTKFYGTNGDAAAKIARDAILEHTQWESQIDAWQGPILHDRRLPSWYPVTLFNELYYLNSGGTIWTDGSPPVRNLLSGHVKFSLDQAKLGLKNEVGNDTAVEIIERMASTLSRIHGPLTSNTAFGTSLLQEGEENIGQFLYLEGNEYLMWNTYDVHFYSSFALIMLYPKLELSIQRDFAAAVMLHDPQKRKIMSDGKWVPRKVLGAVPHDIGLNNPWFEVNAYNLFNTDRWKDLNPKFVLQVYRDFIATGDLNFAKAVWPSVYTAMAYMDQFDKDGDGMIENEGFPDQTYDAWSVSGVSAYCGGLWVAALQAASAMAREVGDITSGNYFWVKYQKAKVVYDKLWNGCYYNYDDSGSSVSASIQADQLAGQWIARACGLLPIADSDKIRSALEKVFDFNVSKMKGGTRGAVNGMLPDGRIDMSAMQSREVWPGVTYSLAASMIQEGMMDMAFQTAAGVYEAAWSEKSLGFSFQTPEAWNENDEFRSICYMRPLAIWAMQWALSKPKLFGQEIKNQEIEESLYLSHHASFSKIASLLKLEDEPPKGFFQILYECTCRRLAP
- the LOC104449825 gene encoding non-lysosomal glucosylceramidase isoform X2 translates to MFMGLARQFMGLQAPIGVRLWHHSKQEAVHGRDTIFDFTKKRHVTGHQGVPLGGIGAGSIGRSYKGEFQRFQLFPKVSEDVPILANQFSVMVSRPNGKKFSTVLCPKTAGMPKGSRGSGTECWDWNLNGDKCTYHALFPRAWTIYDGEPDPDLRIVTRQLSPIIPHNYKESSFPVSVFTFTVSNQGRTSADVSLLFTWVNSVGGVSGFSGGHFNSNMETTDGIHGILLHHRTANGHPPVTFAIAAEESSDVHISKCPYFLISGTSHGFTAKDMWYAIKKNGSFDHTGQNDNLVPSEAGSSIGAAIAASLVVPPGSVRTVTFSLAWDCPEVRFDDNVYYRRYTKFYGTNGDAAAKIARDAILEHTQWESQIDAWQGPILHDRRLPSWYPVTLFNELYYLNSGGTIWTDGSPPVRNLLSGHVKFSLDQAKLGLKNEVGNDTAVEIIERMASTLSRIHGPLTSNTAFGTSLLQEGEENIGQFLYLEGNEYLMWNTYDVHFYSSFALIMLYPKLELSIQRDFAAAVMLHDPQKRKIMSDGKWVPRKVLGAVPHDIGLNNPWFEVNAYNLFNTDRWKDLNPKFVLQVYRDFIATGDLNFAKAVWPSVYTAMAYMDQFDKDGDGMIENEGFPDQTYDAWSVSGVSAYCGGLWVAALQAASAMAREVGDITSGNYFWVKYQKAKVVYDKLWNGCYYNYDDSGSSVSASIQADQLAGQWIARACGLLPIADSDKIRSALEKVFDFNVSKMKGGTRGAVNGMLPDGRIDMSAMQSREVWPGVTYSLAASMIQEGMMDMAFQTAAGVYEAAWSEKSLGFSFQTPEAWNENDEFRSICYMRPLAIWAMQWALSKPKLFGQEIKNQEIEESLYLSHHASFSKIASLLKLEDEPPKGFFQILYECTCRRLAP